In Sulfitobacter sp. W027, a single window of DNA contains:
- a CDS encoding ABC transporter substrate-binding protein yields MNRLNRLMTGVASAALAVAATTALAKDDITVALQLEPPHLDPTSAAAGAIDSVLYTNVFEGLTRFMGDGSVVPGLAESWEISEDGLTYTFKLREGVTFHDGSAMDAEDVKFTLDRINAEDSANAQKALYAAISEVNVIDPQTVEVKLSGPNGNMLFNLAWGDAVIVAPESIETIKQTPIGTGAFKFENWNQGDKITLTRNDDYWGEAPALASATFKFISDPTAAFASVMAEDVDVFAGFPAPENIPQFEADPRFQVLIGSTEGETILSINNKREPFDNVKVREAVAHAIDRQAIIDGAMFGYGTPIGTHFAPHNPDYVDLTEMSAYDPEKSKALLAEAGFPNGFETTLHLPPPSYARRGGEIIAAQLAEVGIKAQITNVEWAQWLETVFKGKDFGLSIVSHTEPMDINIYANPDYYFQYDNAEFQSLIAEFNKTADPAARSEMLAKAQQTIAEDYVNGYLFQLAFPTIAKAGVQGLWVNAPTQATDLSGVSWAE; encoded by the coding sequence ATGAACCGTTTGAACCGCCTGATGACAGGGGTGGCGAGTGCAGCATTGGCCGTTGCCGCCACGACAGCGCTTGCCAAAGATGACATCACCGTCGCCCTGCAGTTGGAGCCGCCGCACCTCGATCCGACCTCTGCCGCCGCCGGGGCGATCGACTCGGTGCTTTACACCAACGTCTTCGAAGGGCTGACCCGCTTTATGGGCGACGGTTCAGTCGTGCCGGGCTTGGCTGAATCTTGGGAGATTTCCGAGGACGGTCTGACCTACACCTTCAAACTGCGGGAGGGGGTCACCTTCCACGACGGCAGCGCGATGGATGCCGAGGACGTGAAATTCACCCTCGACCGGATCAACGCCGAAGACAGCGCCAACGCGCAAAAGGCCCTCTATGCCGCGATTTCCGAGGTGAACGTCATTGACCCGCAGACCGTTGAGGTCAAACTGAGCGGACCGAATGGCAACATGCTGTTCAACCTCGCTTGGGGCGATGCAGTGATTGTTGCACCCGAATCCATCGAGACGATCAAACAGACCCCAATCGGCACCGGCGCTTTCAAGTTTGAAAACTGGAACCAAGGCGACAAGATCACTCTGACCCGGAATGACGACTATTGGGGCGAGGCGCCGGCCCTTGCCAGCGCGACTTTCAAATTCATCTCTGACCCGACAGCGGCCTTCGCCTCGGTCATGGCCGAGGATGTTGACGTCTTCGCTGGCTTCCCCGCACCAGAGAATATCCCCCAGTTTGAGGCCGACCCGCGCTTTCAGGTGCTGATCGGCTCCACAGAAGGGGAGACGATCCTGTCGATCAACAACAAGCGTGAACCTTTCGATAATGTTAAGGTCCGTGAGGCCGTGGCCCATGCGATTGACCGTCAGGCGATCATCGACGGGGCCATGTTTGGCTATGGCACGCCCATTGGCACCCACTTTGCGCCGCATAATCCCGACTATGTCGATCTGACGGAGATGAGCGCTTACGACCCCGAAAAGTCTAAAGCGCTGCTGGCCGAGGCAGGTTTCCCCAACGGGTTCGAGACAACATTGCATTTGCCGCCCCCATCCTACGCCCGTCGCGGCGGAGAGATCATCGCGGCGCAACTGGCCGAAGTTGGCATCAAGGCGCAGATCACCAATGTCGAATGGGCGCAGTGGTTGGAAACCGTGTTCAAAGGCAAGGATTTCGGCCTGTCGATCGTCAGCCATACAGAGCCGATGGACATTAACATCTACGCCAATCCGGACTATTACTTCCAGTATGACAATGCGGAATTCCAGTCTCTGATCGCGGAGTTCAACAAAACCGCCGACCCCGCCGCGCGGAGTGAAATGCTGGCCAAGGCACAGCAGACCATCGCCGAAGACTACGTGAACGGATACCTGTTCCAACTCGCTTTCCCGACTATCGCTAAGGCCGGTGTGCAGGGGCTTTGGGTGAACGCACCTACCCAAGCCACCGATCTGAGCGGTGTAAGTTGGGCCGAGTGA
- a CDS encoding HdeA/HdeB family chaperone translates to MKTTLKTLAIAGLLGTVSAPAFAAAHMDMATMTCAQYQELSDEDKMEVASMAIAELEDGGHGGSMITETKNDGTEPSDTSAAEATDAEETEDSLIDDTKAVEDSESADEMADTEMQQAMEDFVVVCNQNPDALVSEAAANMRGKD, encoded by the coding sequence ATGAAAACGACTTTGAAAACACTTGCGATCGCTGGCCTTCTGGGCACCGTTTCCGCACCCGCTTTCGCCGCTGCTCACATGGACATGGCCACCATGACCTGCGCGCAGTATCAAGAACTCAGCGATGAAGACAAGATGGAAGTGGCTTCCATGGCAATTGCCGAGCTTGAAGATGGCGGCCACGGTGGCTCGATGATCACCGAAACCAAGAACGACGGAACTGAGCCGAGCGACACCTCTGCCGCTGAAGCGACAGACGCTGAAGAGACTGAAGACTCGCTGATCGACGACACAAAAGCTGTCGAAGATTCTGAGTCGGCAGACGAAATGGCTGACACTGAGATGCAGCAGGCTATGGAAGACTTCGTTGTGGTCTGTAACCAGAACCCCGATGCACTGGTCAGCGAAGCCGCAGCAAACATGCGTGGCAAAGACTAA